One region of Polynucleobacter sp. MWH-Aus1W21 genomic DNA includes:
- the flgB gene encoding flagellar basal body rod protein FlgB encodes MNAVPQYDPLTFGENALKLRTYRQQVLGNNLANSDTPGYKARDINFADVLKAQLDGVSLSKSVNLATTHSGHLPGKVSVEDPRLLYRIPNQPSMDGNTVDGDLELSQFTKNSVFTESALNMLGSTIRARMSAITGQAS; translated from the coding sequence ATGAACGCAGTACCGCAATACGACCCACTTACTTTCGGCGAAAACGCACTGAAGTTGCGTACCTATCGCCAGCAAGTGCTGGGTAACAATTTGGCAAATTCTGACACTCCGGGCTATAAGGCTCGTGATATTAACTTTGCTGACGTATTGAAGGCCCAGCTTGACGGCGTTTCTCTGTCGAAGTCAGTAAATTTGGCTACTACTCATTCTGGGCATCTACCTGGCAAGGTATCTGTTGAGGATCCGCGCCTGCTTTACCGGATTCCAAATCAGCCATCCATGGATGGCAATACGGTCGACGGTGACCTTGAATTGAGTCAATTTACCAAAAACTCGGTATTTACTGAGTCCGCATTAAATATGTTGGGTAGCACCATTCGTGCTCGTATGTCAGCGATTACAGGGCAGGCCTCATGA